One genomic region from Streptomyces sp. Li-HN-5-11 encodes:
- the hppD gene encoding 4-hydroxyphenylpyruvate dioxygenase has protein sequence MAVQDIVYAELFTSDKVAAVDYFVSALGFSKVADSVETDRSSVLLRQGDVKLVVTSGRGVWRFLDEHGDGIADIAFSCEDPAAAVERAVAAGAARLDSSRGTVVVSGFGGVAHTLLPASAPPGEPLADGRRWTPCPPLAKRAAPARIRLLDHVAVCLAGGTLDWYADYYRDAFGFSRYSSEYVAVGGQAMDSIVVRSASGRATFTLVAPDPAKEPGQLDTFLEHNSGPGVQHLAFLVDDIIAAVGEARDRGVEFLNTPDTYYDLLAERFDGDTDRIAELRKAQVLADRDEWGHLLQLFSRSPYERNTLFFELIQRQGSRGFGSANIRALYEAVELDRLTS, from the coding sequence ATGGCTGTGCAGGACATCGTCTACGCCGAACTGTTCACCTCGGACAAAGTCGCCGCCGTCGACTACTTCGTCTCGGCCCTGGGCTTCAGCAAGGTCGCGGACTCGGTCGAGACCGACCGCAGCTCCGTGCTGCTGCGCCAGGGGGACGTGAAACTGGTGGTCACCTCCGGGCGCGGCGTCTGGCGCTTCCTCGACGAGCACGGCGACGGCATCGCAGACATCGCCTTCAGCTGCGAGGACCCGGCGGCGGCCGTCGAGCGGGCGGTGGCGGCCGGTGCCGCGCGGCTGGACTCGTCCCGAGGCACCGTCGTCGTCTCGGGTTTCGGCGGCGTCGCCCACACCCTGCTCCCGGCTTCTGCGCCCCCCGGCGAACCGCTCGCCGACGGCCGGAGGTGGACGCCCTGCCCGCCGCTCGCGAAGAGGGCCGCACCCGCACGGATCCGGCTGCTCGACCACGTCGCGGTCTGCCTCGCGGGCGGCACCCTCGACTGGTACGCCGACTACTACCGGGACGCGTTCGGCTTCTCCAGGTACTCCTCCGAGTACGTCGCCGTCGGCGGCCAGGCGATGGACTCCATCGTGGTGCGCAGCGCCTCCGGCCGTGCCACGTTCACCCTCGTCGCTCCGGACCCGGCCAAGGAGCCCGGCCAGCTCGACACCTTCCTGGAGCACAACAGCGGCCCGGGCGTGCAGCACCTCGCCTTCCTCGTCGACGACATCATCGCCGCGGTCGGCGAGGCCCGTGACCGGGGCGTGGAGTTCCTCAACACCCCCGACACGTACTATGACCTGCTCGCCGAGCGCTTCGACGGGGACACCGACCGGATAGCCGAGCTGCGCAAGGCGCAGGTGCTGGCCGACCGGGACGAGTGGGGCCACCTGCTGCAGCTGTTCAGCCGCTCTCCCTACGAGCGCAACACCCTCTTCTTCGAACTCATCCAGCGCCAGGGTTCCCGGGGCTTCGGCAGCGCCAACATCCGGGCGCTGTACGAGGCTGTCGAGCTCGACCGGCTGACCTCCTGA
- a CDS encoding aminotransferase class I/II-fold pyridoxal phosphate-dependent enzyme has product MTARPLTLAEYEDLARRKLEPAVWDFLAGGAGEERTLAANLSVFDRLRLRPRVLTGGGTPATATRILGRTWSLPFGIAPMAYHTLAHPEGEVATARGAGRLGVPLVAGTFASRTFESIAEAAAAPLWLQVYCFRDRSVTRDLVQRAEHAGFEAIVLTVDAPHLGRRLRDVRNDFRLPDGVVPANLPGGNYSSPGGHARTEFDPALDWSTIQWLRSVSSLPVLVKGVLTAEDARLALAAGADGIVVSNHGGRQLDGAPATLEALPEIAQAVAGGCPLLLDGGIRRGADVLAALALGADAVLLGRPVLHGLAVNGAQGVEDLLGLVAGELTEAMTLTGTASVAAAGPQLVAGADLPATPRRPGPAERDGAAGDLRRDELHGSVSDPVLDTMNFLNEVTQRYPEAISFAPGRPYAGFFETEQILTHLRRYTDHLAESGATPEDIGSALFQYGPTAGQIRELIADTLRADEDIDVPAESVVVTVGAQEAMLIALRALIASPADVLLVSSPCYVGITGAARLFDIVPTAVPEAPDGFRSADLEAAILAEQARGRRPRAFYIVPDHSNPSGTTMPLAQRRELLDLAERHDILILEDSPYRMVSPGRQLPTLKSLDRSRRVVHLGSFSKTLFPGARVGFAVADQVVVGADGATGLLADELTRIKSMVTVNTSPVSQAVVAGMLLAAGGRTADFNAGTAAYYGDAMRTTLRELGRCFPEPERTALGVRWNEPTGGFFLAVDVPFTADNTALELAAEKFGVIWTPMAYFFPQGGGERSLRLSVSYLTQPQIAEGVQRLADFIRFAADARL; this is encoded by the coding sequence ATGACGGCACGCCCGCTGACCCTCGCAGAGTACGAGGACCTGGCACGCCGGAAGCTGGAGCCCGCCGTCTGGGACTTCCTCGCGGGCGGCGCGGGCGAGGAGCGCACGCTCGCCGCCAACCTGTCGGTGTTCGACCGCCTCCGGCTGCGTCCCCGGGTGCTGACCGGTGGCGGCACGCCCGCCACCGCCACCCGGATCCTCGGCCGAACCTGGTCCCTGCCGTTCGGCATCGCGCCCATGGCCTACCACACGCTGGCCCACCCGGAGGGCGAGGTCGCCACCGCCCGCGGCGCCGGCCGGCTCGGCGTCCCGCTGGTCGCCGGCACCTTCGCGAGCCGCACCTTCGAGTCCATCGCCGAGGCCGCGGCGGCGCCGCTCTGGCTCCAGGTGTACTGCTTCCGCGACCGCTCCGTCACACGTGATCTCGTCCAGCGCGCCGAGCACGCCGGATTCGAAGCGATCGTGCTCACCGTGGACGCCCCGCACCTCGGCCGTCGGCTGCGCGATGTGCGCAACGACTTCCGGCTGCCGGACGGCGTCGTCCCGGCCAACCTCCCGGGCGGGAACTACTCCTCGCCCGGCGGGCACGCGCGTACCGAGTTCGACCCCGCCCTGGACTGGTCGACGATCCAGTGGCTGCGGTCCGTCAGCTCGCTGCCCGTGCTGGTCAAGGGTGTTCTGACCGCCGAGGACGCCCGCCTGGCGCTCGCCGCCGGGGCGGACGGCATCGTGGTGTCCAATCACGGCGGCCGCCAGCTGGACGGCGCCCCGGCCACGCTCGAGGCGCTGCCGGAGATCGCGCAGGCGGTCGCCGGCGGCTGCCCCCTGCTGCTCGACGGCGGGATACGGCGCGGTGCGGACGTCCTCGCGGCGCTGGCCCTGGGCGCCGACGCCGTACTGCTCGGGCGGCCGGTGCTGCACGGGCTGGCCGTGAACGGCGCACAGGGTGTCGAGGACCTTCTCGGCCTCGTCGCCGGGGAGCTCACCGAGGCGATGACGCTCACCGGCACCGCCTCGGTCGCCGCGGCCGGCCCGCAACTGGTGGCCGGCGCGGACCTGCCGGCGACGCCGCGCCGCCCGGGCCCCGCGGAGCGAGACGGGGCGGCAGGCGACCTGCGCCGCGACGAACTGCACGGCAGCGTCAGTGACCCGGTGCTCGACACCATGAACTTCCTCAACGAGGTCACCCAGCGCTACCCCGAAGCGATCTCCTTCGCGCCCGGCCGCCCCTACGCCGGCTTCTTCGAGACCGAGCAGATCCTCACCCACCTGCGCCGCTATACGGACCACCTGGCCGAGAGCGGCGCCACACCCGAGGACATCGGCTCCGCTCTCTTCCAGTACGGCCCGACAGCCGGCCAGATCCGGGAACTGATCGCCGACACCCTGCGGGCGGACGAGGACATCGACGTGCCCGCGGAGTCCGTCGTGGTGACGGTCGGCGCCCAGGAGGCGATGCTCATCGCCCTCCGGGCGCTGATCGCCTCCCCCGCGGACGTACTGCTGGTCTCCAGTCCCTGCTACGTGGGCATCACCGGCGCGGCACGGCTGTTCGACATCGTGCCCACGGCCGTCCCGGAGGCGCCGGACGGGTTCCGCTCGGCCGACCTGGAGGCGGCGATCCTCGCCGAGCAGGCGCGCGGGCGACGCCCCCGGGCGTTCTACATTGTCCCGGACCACTCCAACCCGTCCGGGACGACGATGCCGCTCGCACAGCGCCGGGAGTTGCTCGACCTCGCCGAACGCCACGACATCCTGATCCTGGAGGACAGCCCGTACCGGATGGTCAGCCCGGGCCGGCAGCTGCCGACCCTGAAGTCGCTCGACCGCTCACGCCGCGTCGTCCACCTGGGTTCGTTCTCCAAGACGCTCTTCCCGGGCGCCCGGGTGGGCTTCGCGGTCGCCGACCAGGTCGTCGTCGGCGCGGACGGCGCCACCGGTCTGCTGGCGGACGAACTGACCCGGATCAAGAGCATGGTGACGGTGAACACCTCGCCGGTCAGCCAGGCGGTGGTGGCCGGCATGCTGCTCGCCGCCGGCGGGCGGACCGCGGATTTCAACGCCGGGACGGCCGCCTACTACGGCGACGCCATGCGGACCACACTCCGCGAACTCGGCCGGTGCTTCCCCGAGCCGGAGCGGACTGCGCTCGGCGTACGGTGGAACGAGCCGACCGGGGGCTTCTTCCTGGCCGTCGACGTGCCGTTCACCGCGGACAACACGGCTCTGGAGCTCGCCGCGGAGAAGTTCGGGGTCATCTGGACACCGATGGCGTACTTCTTCCCGCAGGGCGGCGGTGAGCGCAGTCTGCGGCTGTCGGTCAGCTACCTGACACAGCCGCAGATCGCCGAGGGCGTGCAGCGGCTGGCCGACTTCATCCGCTTCGCGGCCGACGCCAGGCTCTGA
- the sbnB gene encoding 2,3-diaminopropionate biosynthesis protein SbnB, which translates to MTHAPSFSVISGAQVVDVLRGREKQVTALVEKAYLLHGQGRTVNPDSYFLRFPERPSSRIIALPASVGGDVDVHGIKWISSFPENVAAGIPRASAVVVLNDTATGYPLACLESSVISASRTAASAALAAVTLADRRGVAPRRAGFIGVGLIARYLHSYLVAGGLDFEEVGVFDLSRDHAEGFEGYLSRAGAGPVTIHDSAESLIAGSDLVVLATVAGEPHILDPALFSHNPLVLHVSLRDLSPEIILSSYNLVDDVDHCLKANTSPHLAEQLSGNRDFVDGTLYDLLEGRTTPPANRPVVFSPFGLGVLDLAVAKFVYDEVGAAGNLLTIPGFFHEMKRYG; encoded by the coding sequence ATGACCCATGCCCCCTCCTTCTCCGTCATCTCCGGCGCGCAGGTGGTGGACGTACTGCGCGGCCGCGAGAAACAGGTCACCGCGCTGGTCGAGAAGGCGTACCTCCTGCACGGCCAGGGCCGCACGGTGAACCCCGACTCGTACTTCCTGCGCTTCCCCGAGCGGCCGTCCTCCCGGATCATCGCGCTGCCCGCCTCGGTCGGCGGCGACGTGGACGTGCACGGCATCAAGTGGATCTCCTCGTTCCCGGAGAACGTCGCCGCCGGCATCCCGCGTGCCTCCGCCGTGGTCGTCCTCAACGACACCGCGACCGGCTATCCGCTGGCCTGCCTGGAGAGTTCCGTCATCAGTGCCTCGCGCACCGCCGCCTCGGCGGCCCTGGCGGCGGTGACCCTCGCCGACCGGCGGGGTGTGGCGCCGCGCCGGGCGGGCTTCATCGGGGTCGGGCTGATCGCCCGTTACCTGCACAGCTATCTGGTGGCCGGCGGCCTCGACTTCGAGGAGGTCGGCGTCTTCGACCTGTCCCGGGACCACGCGGAGGGCTTCGAGGGGTACCTGAGCCGCGCCGGGGCCGGGCCGGTCACGATCCATGACAGCGCCGAGTCGCTCATCGCGGGATCGGACCTCGTCGTGCTGGCCACGGTGGCGGGCGAGCCGCACATCCTCGACCCCGCGCTGTTCTCCCACAACCCGCTGGTCCTGCACGTCTCGCTGCGCGACCTCTCCCCCGAGATCATCTTGTCCTCGTACAACCTCGTCGACGACGTCGACCACTGCCTGAAGGCGAACACCTCTCCCCATCTCGCCGAACAGCTCAGCGGAAACCGGGACTTCGTCGACGGCACCCTGTACGACCTGCTGGAGGGCCGGACCACTCCCCCGGCCAACCGGCCGGTCGTGTTCTCCCCGTTCGGCCTGGGCGTGCTGGACCTGGCGGTGGCCAAGTTCGTCTACGACGAGGTCGGCGCGGCCGGGAACCTGCTGACGATTCCCGGCTTCTTCCACGAGATGAAGCGCTACGGCTGA
- the sbnA gene encoding 2,3-diaminopropionate biosynthesis protein SbnA, producing the protein MPIISSPQEFNVEDLYLDLRRVNGTPLYLKCEGFNFAGSIKLKAAVAMVEAAERDGLIGPDSVLVESSSGNLGVALAIIAADRGYGFICVTDPRCNSTTQRLMRSLGADVRVITTQDANMGYLRSRIQYVRDLCATSDRYVWLNQYGNPNNWRAHYEHTAPAIAAGFPDLEVLFVGAGTTGTLMGCARYFKEHRADVTVVAVDAVGSVTFGGVPERRVVPGLGTSTRPALVDESWIHDVVHVSEPDTIRSCHELAARGFVLGGSTGTVVSGAARWLAEKYPGEDPVAVAISPDLGDRYLTSIYDGLWLNEHFGQDAPFTDPDWSQHP; encoded by the coding sequence ATGCCCATTATCAGTTCCCCGCAGGAATTCAATGTGGAGGACCTCTATCTGGATCTGCGCCGGGTGAACGGCACTCCGTTGTACCTGAAATGCGAAGGCTTCAACTTCGCCGGTTCCATCAAGCTGAAAGCCGCCGTCGCCATGGTCGAAGCCGCGGAGCGGGACGGCCTGATCGGACCCGACTCGGTCCTGGTGGAGTCCTCCTCGGGAAACCTCGGCGTCGCCCTGGCCATCATCGCGGCCGACCGGGGCTACGGCTTCATCTGCGTGACCGACCCCCGGTGCAATTCCACGACCCAGCGGCTGATGCGCTCCCTCGGCGCGGATGTCCGGGTGATCACCACGCAGGACGCCAACATGGGCTACCTGCGCAGCCGGATCCAGTACGTCCGCGACCTGTGCGCGACCAGCGACCGCTACGTGTGGCTCAATCAGTACGGCAACCCCAACAACTGGCGGGCGCACTACGAGCACACGGCGCCGGCCATCGCGGCCGGCTTCCCCGATCTGGAGGTGCTGTTCGTCGGCGCCGGGACCACCGGCACCCTGATGGGGTGCGCGCGCTACTTCAAGGAGCACCGCGCGGACGTCACCGTCGTGGCGGTGGACGCGGTCGGCTCGGTCACCTTCGGCGGTGTGCCGGAGCGCCGGGTGGTCCCCGGCCTGGGCACCAGCACCCGCCCGGCGCTGGTGGACGAGTCGTGGATCCACGACGTCGTGCACGTCTCCGAGCCCGACACCATCCGCAGCTGCCACGAGCTGGCGGCCCGGGGGTTCGTGCTCGGCGGCTCGACCGGGACCGTGGTGAGCGGCGCCGCCCGCTGGCTGGCGGAGAAGTACCCGGGCGAGGACCCGGTGGCCGTCGCGATCTCTCCCGACCTCGGCGACCGCTATCTGACCTCCATCTATGACGGCCTCTGGCTGAACGAGCACTTCGGCCAGGACGCCCCCTTCACCGATCCGGACTGGAGCCAGCACCCATGA
- a CDS encoding amino acid adenylation domain-containing protein: protein MTIEECLLGPAGLGELAIAPEELRRARELALTRDHPVDLADAVITRVERFAAERDRPAVRDVRGRLGYAELAQQARRMATLMERSGVAPGTVVAVGGERGTAVVAAFLATELLGALYLPADGNWPARRVADVLGQAGAVLLLNTDPDTVSPSLAEGAAEAGVPVVRAAEAAGCEPWRGPARLEGQDQPRYVLFTSGSTGRPKGAVVEHQGMLNHLFAKVVDLGLTADDVVAQTAPLGFDISIWQMLCPLLVGGEVSVVADRIAHDSVAFARLMAEHHVTVVELVPTMVRLLLDDLAAAPEAGQPAGLRWMLATGEELPTEVARRWLQEMPQAGLVNAYGPTECSDDVTHHTVLPADLDLLRLPIGRPVINTQLYVLRSEGEGWRACERGETGELFVGGVGVGRGYVSDPDRTREAFFRDPFLDTPTGRLYRTGDAVKVLPQGALQYLGRVDRQVKIAGVRMELGEIEAVLQRHPKVGAAAVVVHDFAAGHHRR, encoded by the coding sequence GTGACAATCGAGGAATGCCTGCTCGGCCCCGCCGGACTGGGGGAACTGGCCATCGCGCCGGAGGAGTTGCGGCGTGCCCGCGAGCTGGCGCTCACCCGCGACCATCCGGTCGACCTCGCGGACGCCGTGATCACCCGGGTGGAGCGCTTCGCCGCGGAACGGGACCGTCCGGCCGTCCGGGACGTCCGCGGCCGCCTCGGTTACGCCGAACTGGCCCAGCAGGCCCGCCGGATGGCCACCCTGATGGAACGTTCGGGCGTCGCCCCGGGCACGGTCGTCGCGGTCGGCGGTGAGCGCGGCACCGCTGTCGTCGCCGCCTTCCTGGCCACCGAGCTGCTCGGTGCCCTGTACCTGCCTGCCGACGGCAACTGGCCCGCCCGCCGGGTCGCCGACGTCCTCGGGCAGGCCGGGGCCGTCCTGCTCCTCAACACGGACCCGGACACCGTCTCGCCCTCGCTCGCCGAGGGCGCCGCCGAGGCCGGTGTCCCGGTCGTCCGCGCCGCCGAGGCCGCCGGCTGCGAGCCGTGGCGGGGACCGGCCCGGCTGGAGGGGCAGGACCAGCCCCGGTACGTGCTGTTCACCTCCGGCTCCACCGGCCGTCCCAAGGGCGCCGTGGTGGAGCACCAGGGCATGCTCAACCATCTCTTCGCCAAGGTCGTCGACCTCGGGCTGACCGCCGACGACGTCGTCGCGCAGACGGCCCCGCTCGGCTTCGACATCTCCATCTGGCAGATGCTCTGCCCGCTGCTGGTCGGCGGCGAGGTCAGCGTGGTCGCCGACCGGATTGCGCACGACTCGGTGGCCTTCGCCCGCCTCATGGCGGAACACCACGTCACCGTCGTGGAGTTGGTGCCCACCATGGTTCGCCTGCTGCTGGACGACCTGGCCGCCGCACCGGAGGCCGGGCAGCCGGCAGGTCTGCGCTGGATGCTCGCCACGGGCGAGGAGCTGCCCACCGAGGTGGCCCGCCGCTGGCTGCAGGAGATGCCCCAGGCCGGACTGGTGAACGCCTACGGACCGACCGAGTGCTCCGACGACGTCACCCACCACACCGTGCTCCCCGCCGACCTCGACCTGTTGCGCCTGCCGATCGGCAGGCCGGTGATCAACACCCAGCTGTACGTGCTGCGCAGTGAGGGGGAGGGCTGGCGGGCCTGTGAGCGGGGCGAGACGGGGGAGTTGTTCGTCGGCGGGGTCGGTGTGGGACGCGGCTATGTCTCCGACCCCGACAGGACCCGGGAGGCGTTCTTCCGCGATCCGTTCCTGGACACGCCCACCGGGCGGCTCTACCGCACCGGTGACGCGGTGAAGGTGCTTCCGCAGGGGGCCTTGCAGTACCTCGGCCGGGTCGACCGACAGGTCAAGATCGCGGGCGTCCGGATGGAGCTCGGTGAGATCGAGGCGGTCCTGCAACGCCACCCCAAGGTCGGCGCGGCCGCGGTCGTCGTGCACGACTTCGCCGCCGGCCACCACCGGCGGTAG
- a CDS encoding ABC transporter ATP-binding protein has protein sequence MARTKGSRAAAGDDEPAGGRVRKGTVRRIVPYATAYRWSVALLLASTVVDAVATAAGPLVLQRIIDDGILPGRTDLVVWLCLAVAGLSLIEAGAVFLVAWFSGRIGEGVVYDLRNKVFAHVQAQSLSFFTRTQTGALISRLNTDVVGARQAVTSLLSDSLSTLLSLGLVLGSMFYLSWQITLAALVMVPFFLLPARLIARRLQRLTRRRMELDAELSALMSERFNVAGAVLAKLYGRAEDESNLFAGKSARVRDLAVSVILNSRILGVLTIVLAALTSALVYGLGGVLTIHGSLQLGTLVAMVALLLRLYGPINQLSGMQANAMVALVSFDRVFEILDLKPNIEEAPSARDLAAVRSGGAPTISFEKVSFRYPSAEEVSLASLGHPAAHRAEPAEESWTLRDLSFDVPAGKLTALVGPSGAGKTTITQLVPRLYDPAEGTVRVDGHDVRELTLQSLRDTIGVVTQDAHLFHDTLRANLEYARPGAGEQELIEALEAALILETVQALPQGLDTVVGDRGYRLSGGEKQRIALARLLLKAPPVVILDEATAHLDSEAEAAIQRALKTALAGRTSLVIAHRLSTIREADQILVVAAGQVAERGTHEELLASGGLYADLYHTQFAQHEPLEEAILGAEPQ, from the coding sequence ATGGCAAGGACGAAGGGCTCACGGGCCGCGGCAGGGGACGACGAGCCGGCGGGCGGGCGGGTCAGAAAGGGGACGGTCCGGCGGATCGTCCCGTACGCGACGGCCTACCGGTGGAGCGTGGCGCTGTTGCTGGCCAGTACGGTCGTCGACGCGGTGGCCACCGCCGCCGGCCCGCTGGTGCTGCAGAGGATCATCGACGACGGCATCCTGCCCGGCCGTACCGACCTCGTGGTGTGGCTGTGCCTGGCGGTCGCCGGGCTGTCCCTCATCGAGGCCGGCGCGGTCTTCCTGGTCGCGTGGTTCTCCGGGCGGATCGGCGAGGGCGTCGTCTACGACCTGCGCAACAAGGTGTTCGCACACGTCCAGGCGCAGTCGCTGTCCTTCTTCACCCGCACCCAGACCGGAGCCCTGATCAGCCGGCTGAACACCGACGTGGTCGGGGCCCGGCAGGCGGTGACCAGCCTGCTGTCGGACTCCCTGTCCACCCTGCTGTCGCTGGGACTCGTACTGGGCTCGATGTTCTACCTGTCCTGGCAGATCACCCTCGCGGCCCTGGTGATGGTCCCGTTCTTCCTCCTGCCGGCACGGCTGATCGCCCGTCGTCTGCAGCGGCTGACCCGGCGGCGGATGGAGCTGGACGCCGAGCTGAGCGCGCTGATGAGCGAGCGGTTCAACGTCGCGGGCGCGGTGCTCGCCAAGCTGTACGGCCGCGCGGAGGACGAGTCGAACCTGTTCGCCGGCAAGTCTGCCCGGGTTCGGGACCTCGCCGTCTCGGTGATCCTGAACAGCCGGATCCTCGGCGTCCTCACCATCGTGCTCGCCGCGCTGACCAGCGCCCTGGTCTACGGGCTGGGCGGCGTGCTCACCATCCACGGCTCGCTGCAGCTGGGCACCCTGGTGGCCATGGTCGCCCTGCTGTTGCGGCTCTACGGCCCGATCAACCAGCTGTCCGGCATGCAGGCGAACGCCATGGTGGCCCTGGTCAGTTTCGACCGGGTCTTCGAGATCCTGGACCTCAAGCCCAACATCGAGGAGGCGCCGAGCGCCCGGGACCTCGCCGCTGTGCGCTCCGGCGGCGCTCCCACGATCAGCTTCGAGAAGGTCTCCTTCCGCTACCCGAGCGCCGAGGAGGTCTCACTGGCCTCGCTCGGGCACCCGGCCGCCCACAGGGCCGAGCCGGCCGAGGAGTCGTGGACCCTGCGGGATCTGAGCTTCGACGTCCCGGCCGGAAAGCTCACCGCCCTGGTCGGCCCCTCGGGTGCGGGGAAGACCACCATCACCCAGCTGGTGCCCCGGCTCTACGACCCCGCCGAGGGCACCGTCCGGGTGGACGGCCACGACGTCCGGGAGCTGACGCTGCAGTCGCTGCGGGACACGATCGGCGTGGTCACCCAGGACGCCCACCTCTTCCACGACACCCTGCGGGCCAACCTGGAGTACGCCCGGCCGGGGGCCGGCGAGCAGGAGCTGATCGAGGCCCTGGAGGCGGCGCTGATCTTGGAAACCGTCCAAGCCCTCCCGCAGGGGCTGGACACCGTCGTCGGCGACCGCGGCTACCGGCTCTCGGGCGGTGAGAAGCAGCGGATCGCGCTGGCCCGGCTGCTCCTCAAGGCCCCGCCGGTGGTGATCCTGGACGAGGCCACCGCGCACCTCGACTCGGAGGCCGAGGCAGCGATCCAGCGGGCCCTCAAGACCGCGCTGGCCGGGCGCACTTCGCTGGTGATCGCCCATCGGCTCTCCACGATCCGCGAGGCCGACCAGATTCTGGTGGTGGCGGCCGGGCAGGTCGCCGAGCGCGGCACGCACGAGGAACTGCTGGCCTCCGGCGGCCTGTACGCCGACCTCTACCACACCCAGTTCGCGCAGCACGAGCCGCTGGAGGAGGCGATCCTCGGCGCGGAGCCGCAGTGA
- a CDS encoding alpha/beta fold hydrolase: MPFVSTNGVRLSYQRSGQGEPVLLIMGSGAGGRVWTMHQTPALNKAGYETIVFDNRGIAPSDVPPGTYSLAEMTADTLGLIEALGVGPCHIVGTSLGAMIAQEIALARPDLVRCAVLMATRARSDATRRMMQAADRALTESGITLPPKYEAVRTVVEMLSPATLNDDAVASSWLEIFELTAGETAPGQQGADAAGDRREALRRVSVPCRAIAFADDLICPPHLVAEVADAIPDCDFLEIPRCGHLGNLEQPETVNTAVIEFLDKH, encoded by the coding sequence ATGCCCTTCGTGAGCACCAACGGAGTCAGGCTCTCCTACCAGCGGTCCGGCCAGGGCGAGCCGGTGCTGCTCATCATGGGTTCGGGCGCCGGCGGCCGGGTCTGGACCATGCACCAGACCCCGGCCCTGAACAAGGCCGGCTACGAGACGATCGTCTTCGACAACCGGGGCATCGCCCCGTCCGACGTACCGCCCGGAACGTATTCGCTCGCCGAGATGACCGCCGACACCCTCGGCCTCATCGAGGCGCTGGGCGTCGGACCGTGCCACATCGTCGGAACCTCGCTGGGCGCCATGATCGCCCAGGAGATCGCGCTCGCCCGGCCGGACCTGGTGCGCTGCGCCGTCCTCATGGCCACCCGGGCCCGCTCGGACGCCACCCGCCGGATGATGCAGGCCGCGGATCGCGCGCTGACCGAATCCGGCATCACCCTGCCGCCGAAGTACGAGGCCGTGCGCACGGTTGTGGAGATGCTCTCCCCCGCGACGCTCAATGACGACGCCGTCGCCTCCAGCTGGCTGGAGATCTTCGAGCTGACGGCCGGTGAGACCGCACCCGGGCAGCAGGGAGCGGACGCCGCCGGCGACCGCCGCGAGGCGCTGCGCCGGGTCTCCGTGCCGTGCCGGGCGATCGCCTTCGCCGACGACCTCATCTGCCCGCCCCACCTGGTCGCCGAGGTCGCGGACGCCATACCGGACTGCGACTTCCTGGAGATTCCCCGCTGCGGCCATCTCGGGAACCTGGAGCAGCCGGAAACGGTCAACACCGCGGTCATCGAGTTCCTCGACAAGCACTGA
- a CDS encoding MbtH family protein: MTNPFDDPDAEYLVLVNDEGQHSLWPVFVDVPEGWNTVFGKAGRQECLDYIEKSWTDMRPKSLIEAMAAQN, encoded by the coding sequence GTGACGAATCCGTTCGACGATCCCGATGCCGAGTACCTGGTCCTGGTCAACGACGAGGGCCAGCACTCGCTGTGGCCCGTCTTCGTCGACGTGCCGGAGGGCTGGAACACGGTCTTCGGGAAGGCGGGGCGTCAGGAGTGCCTCGACTACATCGAGAAGTCGTGGACCGACATGCGGCCCAAGAGCCTGATCGAGGCCATGGCGGCGCAGAACTAG